The proteins below are encoded in one region of Chloroflexota bacterium:
- a CDS encoding ABC transporter substrate-binding protein, translated as MNRVRIIQVTLLAATLWLLAACAAPTAQVVEKTVVVEKPVEKIVEKTVVAEKTVIVEKTVVVQPTAVPGRDTLVVALARAPQGIDPADHSSREAETVIRNVYDGLVTRDATSGVHMEIAESVKWLDTKTLEIKLRKGVKFHDGSELKADDVVFTFDRVFKTNAIEFPQPHTALRKGFLGPLGTAEKKDDYTVVMNFTAPWPAAMQLLVHTQIVSKAYVQKVGTKGLIEKPLGTGPFKFVSSKTGLEEVVLERFADYYGGAPTLTPVGKSCVSRAVFRVIPENSTRVAALLAGEVDVIAEVPAELVDTLKKVPGVQVKTVPGTRPIWMEFNVKQAPFDDPKVRQALNYAVDKNLIIKKVYNGLAQPLAGALMPTNNFADPSLKPYAYDKAKALALLKEAGWVPDASGMLMKDGKPLAFVIDTIDSIRPLTEALATLLRDIGVDASVRVWEYNVVRTKLLAGERQAYVGDWGDSAFDPVGHMEAKWHSLVTGSTYGRGNFSGYSNARVDKLIKDGEIENDAAKRKAIYNEAQKLIYDEAPAIFLVLPEAIEAAGARVQNWTPASDSRENLHDVCLK; from the coding sequence ATGAACCGCGTTCGTATCATTCAAGTGACTCTGCTGGCGGCAACATTGTGGTTGCTCGCCGCGTGCGCCGCGCCGACCGCCCAAGTTGTGGAAAAGACTGTGGTGGTCGAAAAACCGGTTGAGAAAATCGTAGAAAAAACGGTGGTCGCAGAAAAGACTGTGATCGTGGAGAAAACGGTAGTCGTCCAACCGACCGCCGTCCCAGGTCGCGACACGCTCGTGGTCGCATTAGCGCGCGCGCCTCAAGGCATCGACCCAGCCGATCACAGCAGTCGCGAAGCGGAGACTGTGATCCGCAACGTGTACGATGGCTTGGTCACGCGTGATGCCACCAGCGGCGTACACATGGAAATTGCCGAGTCGGTCAAGTGGTTGGACACCAAGACCTTGGAAATCAAACTCCGCAAAGGAGTCAAGTTTCATGATGGCAGCGAGTTGAAGGCGGATGACGTGGTCTTTACTTTCGACCGCGTTTTCAAAACCAATGCCATCGAGTTTCCACAACCGCATACCGCGTTGCGCAAGGGCTTTCTCGGTCCGCTCGGCACGGCGGAAAAGAAAGACGACTATACCGTCGTCATGAATTTCACAGCGCCGTGGCCCGCCGCGATGCAATTGCTCGTCCACACCCAAATCGTGTCCAAGGCGTACGTCCAAAAAGTTGGGACGAAAGGACTGATTGAAAAGCCGCTTGGCACGGGTCCATTCAAATTCGTTTCGTCGAAAACCGGTCTCGAAGAAGTTGTGCTTGAGCGATTTGCCGATTACTACGGCGGCGCGCCGACTCTTACACCCGTTGGCAAATCGTGCGTCTCCCGCGCGGTCTTTCGCGTGATTCCCGAAAACTCGACGCGCGTCGCCGCGCTGCTCGCCGGCGAAGTGGATGTCATCGCCGAAGTGCCCGCCGAGTTGGTGGACACGCTCAAAAAAGTTCCCGGCGTTCAAGTCAAGACCGTCCCAGGCACACGTCCCATTTGGATGGAGTTTAACGTCAAGCAAGCCCCGTTTGACGATCCCAAAGTTCGCCAGGCACTGAACTATGCCGTAGACAAGAACCTGATCATCAAAAAAGTGTACAACGGTTTGGCGCAGCCGCTTGCCGGCGCGTTGATGCCGACGAACAACTTTGCCGATCCCAGTTTGAAACCGTACGCGTACGACAAAGCCAAAGCCCTGGCGCTGTTGAAAGAAGCGGGCTGGGTGCCCGATGCCAGCGGCATGTTGATGAAGGACGGCAAACCGCTTGCGTTCGTCATCGACACGATTGACTCGATCCGCCCGCTCACTGAAGCATTGGCGACGCTCCTGCGCGATATCGGTGTTGATGCGAGTGTGCGCGTGTGGGAGTACAACGTCGTGCGAACGAAATTGCTCGCCGGCGAACGTCAAGCGTACGTCGGCGACTGGGGTGACTCGGCGTTCGATCCGGTCGGTCACATGGAAGCCAAGTGGCACTCGCTTGTGACTGGCTCGACCTACGGACGTGGAAACTTTTCGGGTTACTCGAATGCGCGCGTGGACAAGCTGATCAAGGATGGCGAAATCGAAAACGATGCCGCCAAACGCAAAGCCATCTACAACGAAGCGCAGAAATTGATCTACGATGAAGCGCCCGCGATTTTCCTGGTCTTGCCGGAAGCCATCGAAGCCGCCGGAGCACGTGTACAGAACTGGACGCCCGCATCGGATAGCCGCGAAAATTTGCACGATGTGTGTTTGAAATGA
- a CDS encoding ABC transporter permease, producing MKAIKIFERVLTTIPIMFGVAIIVFFFIRLTPGDPVDIMLGRSAAASQREIEQLRHQFHLDEPLHAQLGYFLGDAMRGNLGYSYIRNKSVVDLLAERLPATIELTLGSLLVSLIIALPIGILSAVRQNSFLDRFSMAGAFLGISMPGFWLGIILILFFAVYLQWLPAQSRLGYDVQLQEITGMYVLDSILTGNMPALMDSLKHLVLPSITLGAGVAAIVARVLRSSLLEVLRSDYIKLARAKGATEWDVVMKHALRNALIPTVTVVGLQVGVLLGGNMIVETVFSWPGLGRLVVDAIFNRDFPLIQGAVMIYAITFVLTNLVVDVLYTYLNPKITL from the coding sequence ATGAAGGCGATAAAAATTTTCGAGCGCGTGCTCACCACCATTCCGATCATGTTCGGCGTCGCGATCATCGTCTTTTTCTTCATCCGACTCACTCCCGGCGATCCCGTGGATATTATGCTGGGTCGCTCGGCTGCCGCCTCCCAACGCGAGATCGAGCAACTGCGTCATCAGTTTCACCTTGATGAACCCCTTCACGCGCAACTGGGATATTTCTTGGGCGATGCAATGCGCGGCAACCTGGGTTATTCGTACATCCGCAACAAATCGGTGGTGGATTTGTTGGCGGAACGTTTGCCGGCTACGATTGAATTGACGCTGGGTTCGCTCTTGGTCAGTCTCATCATCGCGTTGCCGATTGGCATTCTCTCCGCCGTTCGACAAAATTCGTTTTTGGATCGGTTTAGCATGGCGGGCGCGTTCCTGGGAATTTCGATGCCAGGATTTTGGTTGGGCATCATTCTGATTCTTTTCTTCGCGGTGTATTTGCAATGGCTCCCCGCGCAAAGCCGTCTCGGTTACGATGTGCAATTGCAAGAGATCACGGGCATGTACGTCCTCGACAGCATTCTCACCGGCAATATGCCGGCATTGATGGATAGTCTCAAACATCTCGTCTTGCCTTCGATTACGTTGGGCGCCGGTGTCGCGGCGATTGTCGCGCGCGTGTTGCGTTCGAGTTTGCTCGAAGTATTGCGAAGCGATTACATCAAACTGGCGCGCGCCAAGGGTGCAACGGAATGGGATGTCGTGATGAAGCACGCGCTCCGCAACGCGCTGATTCCCACCGTGACCGTCGTCGGGTTGCAAGTCGGCGTTTTGCTTGGCGGAAACATGATCGTGGAAACGGTGTTCAGTTGGCCCGGCTTGGGTCGGCTCGTCGTTGACGCGATCTTCAATCGCGATTTCCCGTTGATCCAAGGCGCGGTGATGATCTATGCGATTACGTTTGTGCTGACGAATTTGGTCGTGGATGTTTTGTATACATATTTGAATCCAAAGATCACGCTGTGA
- a CDS encoding ATP-binding cassette domain-containing protein has product MTEQAMPLIEARAIKKHFVLQRSLLTRLLTRTRNPIVYAVDGVDLQIFPGETLGLVGESGCGKTTLGRVLVRLFEPSFGEMRFEGQRVLGDWVSAKENGTVTRTPFYRMAQIIFQNPYASLNPRKTVREIIAVPLTHRGLRDTTEREAETIRLLRRVGLNERHIDSYPHQFSGGQRQRIGIARALAMQPRFVVADEPISSLDVSIQAQVVNLLQELQQEFRLTYLFITHDLSVVHHISNRVAVMYLGHIVEEGATETLFQNPLHPYTQALLAAIPSVDKAARRERIILKGNVPSPINPPSGCRFHPRCFARVGEICDNERPPFFEVGHQRVACWKYQ; this is encoded by the coding sequence ATGACTGAACAGGCGATGCCGCTCATTGAAGCGCGCGCGATCAAAAAACATTTCGTGTTGCAGCGCAGTCTCCTCACGCGCTTACTCACGCGCACCCGCAATCCGATTGTCTACGCGGTGGATGGCGTTGACCTACAAATTTTCCCGGGCGAGACGTTGGGTTTGGTCGGTGAAAGCGGATGCGGCAAAACGACGCTGGGGCGTGTGCTCGTACGATTGTTTGAACCAAGTTTTGGCGAGATGCGTTTTGAGGGGCAGAGAGTCTTGGGAGATTGGGTCAGCGCCAAGGAAAATGGAACTGTTACTCGCACGCCATTTTATCGCATGGCGCAAATCATTTTCCAAAATCCGTATGCGTCGCTCAATCCGCGCAAAACGGTGCGCGAGATTATTGCGGTGCCGTTAACCCATCGTGGATTGCGCGATACGACCGAACGCGAAGCAGAAACGATTCGTCTCCTGCGCCGCGTCGGACTGAACGAACGCCACATTGATTCGTACCCGCATCAATTCAGCGGCGGACAGCGGCAACGCATCGGCATCGCGCGCGCGCTGGCGATGCAACCGCGCTTCGTCGTCGCCGATGAACCGATTTCCTCATTGGACGTTTCGATTCAAGCGCAGGTCGTCAATCTGTTGCAAGAGTTGCAACAGGAATTCCGCTTGACCTATTTGTTCATCACGCACGACTTGAGCGTGGTGCATCACATCAGCAATCGCGTCGCGGTGATGTACCTGGGTCACATCGTCGAAGAAGGCGCGACCGAAACATTGTTCCAGAATCCACTCCATCCGTACACGCAAGCATTGCTCGCCGCGATTCCATCGGTGGACAAAGCCGCGCGACGCGAGCGCATCATTCTGAAAGGCAACGTGCCCAGTCCGATCAATCCGCCGAGTGGTTGTCGCTTTCATCCGCGCTGTTTCGCGCGCGTCGGCGAGATTTGCGATAACGAACGCCCACCATTTTTCGAGGTGGGTCATCAGCGCGTGGCGTGTTGGAAGTATCAATGA
- a CDS encoding ABC transporter ATP-binding protein, protein MLDVKNLTTVFPTRRGTVEAVSGVSLTLHQGEILGVVGESGCGKSVTMLSILRLLSSPGRIVSGEILFESRNLLQLSSGQVRRIRGKEIAMVFQDPLTTLNPVFSVGEQIHESLRIHSFVSPTRPLPFRNHHSAEKERVLKLMDEVGISSPMDRYHEYPHQFSGGMQQRALIAIALACEPKILLADEPTTALDVTIQAQIIELLRGINRTHKTAIVLVTHNLGLAAEFCQRLMVMYAGRVVEVGAAEQVIEQPAHPYTQGLLSCLPRLTSKSRIEPIPGEVPDLVGLPNGCAFHPRCPFAQEACLGGPIPWVEIASTQRARCLRYVSYRREKNWTWDDTVNRND, encoded by the coding sequence TTGCTTGACGTCAAGAATCTGACCACTGTTTTTCCGACGCGACGCGGGACGGTCGAAGCGGTCTCCGGCGTTTCGCTGACTTTGCATCAAGGCGAAATCCTGGGTGTCGTCGGCGAATCCGGTTGCGGCAAAAGCGTGACGATGCTTTCGATTCTGCGGCTTTTGTCATCGCCGGGTCGAATTGTGAGCGGCGAGATTTTGTTTGAGAGTCGCAACCTGCTGCAATTGTCCAGCGGACAAGTGCGCCGAATTCGCGGCAAAGAAATCGCGATGGTGTTCCAAGACCCCTTGACGACGCTCAACCCGGTGTTTTCCGTCGGCGAACAAATTCATGAATCGTTACGCATTCACAGCTTTGTATCGCCGACTCGTCCATTGCCTTTCCGAAACCATCACTCCGCCGAGAAAGAACGCGTGCTGAAACTGATGGACGAAGTGGGCATCTCATCGCCGATGGATCGCTATCACGAGTATCCGCATCAATTCAGCGGCGGAATGCAGCAACGCGCGCTCATCGCGATTGCGCTCGCGTGCGAGCCGAAAATCTTGCTGGCGGATGAACCGACCACCGCGCTCGACGTGACGATTCAAGCGCAAATCATCGAACTGTTGCGCGGCATCAATCGGACACACAAGACCGCAATTGTCTTGGTCACGCACAACCTGGGTTTGGCGGCGGAATTTTGTCAACGCTTGATGGTCATGTATGCCGGTCGCGTCGTCGAAGTTGGCGCTGCCGAGCAGGTTATCGAACAGCCAGCGCATCCGTACACGCAAGGTCTCTTGTCGTGTTTGCCGCGACTCACCTCCAAGTCGCGCATCGAGCCGATCCCCGGCGAAGTGCCCGACCTGGTTGGCTTGCCCAACGGATGCGCGTTCCATCCGCGCTGTCCGTTCGCGCAAGAGGCGTGCCTGGGTGGACCGATTCCCTGGGTTGAAATCGCGTCTACGCAACGCGCGCGCTGCTTGCGGTATGTGAGTTATCGTCGCGAGAAAAATTGGACGTGGGACGATACGGTAAATCGAAATGACTGA
- a CDS encoding ABC transporter permease, whose product MATQVTTRATRAWDYDLRIRLKLWQRALADLGYELRQRPIVLIGGIVVFLYILAAIFADPITIHNPTRGSLLRRFDPPAWEGGSWDYPLGADDQGRDLLTRIIFGSQVSLAVGILSVGISIIVGLVLGAVSGYYRGWLDSFLSRFADLLLAFPFLIFAIGVMAFLGPGFVNLVMALAFKGWVEFFRLVRGEVMAERTKEYVEAARVAGMSHNSIMAFEILPNIVHSVFVLGTLRLGYMIIMEASLSFLGLGVQPPTPAWGSMVSSGRDYLLTAWWVSTFPGVAILILVVAINVFGEGLRDILDPRLKVE is encoded by the coding sequence ATGGCAACACAGGTAACAACACGCGCAACACGCGCTTGGGATTACGATTTGCGCATTCGCCTGAAACTCTGGCAACGTGCGCTCGCCGATCTGGGCTATGAATTGCGCCAGCGACCCATTGTGCTGATTGGCGGTATCGTCGTTTTCCTGTACATCCTCGCCGCGATTTTCGCCGATCCAATTACAATTCACAATCCCACGCGCGGCAGTTTGTTGCGGCGTTTTGATCCGCCGGCATGGGAGGGCGGAAGTTGGGACTATCCCCTGGGTGCGGACGACCAGGGACGCGATTTGCTGACCCGTATCATTTTTGGTTCCCAGGTATCGTTAGCCGTCGGGATTCTCAGTGTTGGCATCTCGATCATCGTCGGCTTGGTGTTGGGTGCGGTTTCAGGATACTATCGCGGTTGGCTGGACAGTTTTCTCTCGCGCTTTGCCGATTTGTTGCTGGCATTTCCATTTCTAATTTTCGCGATTGGCGTGATGGCGTTCCTCGGACCCGGCTTTGTGAATCTGGTAATGGCGCTCGCCTTCAAGGGCTGGGTCGAATTCTTTCGTTTAGTGCGCGGCGAAGTCATGGCGGAACGGACGAAGGAATATGTCGAAGCGGCGCGTGTGGCGGGAATGAGCCACAACTCGATTATGGCTTTCGAAATCTTGCCGAACATCGTTCACTCGGTCTTTGTGCTGGGCACGCTGCGCCTCGGCTACATGATTATTATGGAAGCGAGTCTCAGCTTCCTGGGTCTGGGCGTGCAGCCGCCTACGCCGGCATGGGGTTCGATGGTGTCGAGTGGGCGCGATTATTTGCTGACCGCGTGGTGGGTCTCGACTTTTCCCGGCGTGGCGATTCTCATCTTGGTCGTCGCGATCAATGTGTTCGGCGAAGGACTGCGCGATATCCTCGACCCGCGCTTGAAGGTTGAATAG
- a CDS encoding NAD/NADP octopine/nopaline dehydrogenase family protein: MKPQIAILGAGNGAHAFAGDLAMRGYPVRIYNKFENEITDLQTARGVQCEEALEGFGALELVTTDIAPVIADAEFIFVVVPAIAHAFMAEACAPHLRDDQVIILNPGRTGGALEFRNVLNRLGVKARVFIAEAQTLLYTCRISGAARVRISSVKNQVKLAAFPARDTATVLERLNPLYPQFVAAADVLETGLDNIGAMFHPTTTILSVGRIESGAPFEFYRDMTPSIARFIEVMDAERIAVAKAFGVQAQSACEWLARSYEGITGDTLYDRIQSNVAYRGIAAPRSINTRYIWEDVPTGLVPMVALAHRANVEMPACVGLVNVACALLGRDFWQEGRNAPRLGIERLSIAQVKAMVKGD, encoded by the coding sequence ATGAAACCACAAATCGCAATCCTGGGTGCGGGGAACGGTGCACACGCCTTTGCCGGTGATCTCGCGATGCGCGGGTATCCCGTTCGCATCTACAACAAATTTGAAAACGAAATCACCGATTTGCAGACCGCGCGCGGCGTCCAGTGCGAAGAGGCATTGGAAGGATTCGGCGCGCTTGAACTTGTCACGACCGACATCGCGCCGGTCATCGCCGACGCGGAATTTATCTTTGTCGTCGTTCCAGCAATCGCGCATGCGTTCATGGCGGAAGCGTGCGCGCCGCATCTGCGCGATGACCAGGTCATCATCCTGAACCCAGGTCGCACCGGCGGCGCGCTCGAATTTCGGAATGTGCTGAATCGGCTGGGCGTCAAGGCGCGCGTGTTCATCGCCGAAGCGCAAACGCTACTTTATACGTGTCGAATTTCTGGCGCGGCGCGCGTGCGAATATCATCTGTGAAAAATCAAGTGAAACTCGCCGCGTTTCCGGCGCGTGATACGGCGACTGTTTTGGAACGATTGAATCCGTTGTATCCGCAATTCGTCGCGGCGGCAGACGTGCTCGAAACCGGGCTGGATAATATCGGTGCGATGTTTCATCCGACGACGACGATTCTCAGCGTGGGACGCATCGAGTCCGGCGCACCGTTCGAGTTTTATCGCGACATGACGCCGAGCATCGCACGTTTCATCGAAGTGATGGATGCGGAGCGAATCGCCGTGGCAAAAGCGTTCGGCGTGCAAGCACAATCGGCGTGTGAGTGGCTCGCGCGCAGTTACGAAGGCATCACGGGCGATACGTTGTACGATCGCATCCAAAGCAACGTCGCGTATCGCGGCATTGCCGCACCGCGCTCAATCAACACGCGATATATCTGGGAAGATGTGCCGACCGGTCTCGTCCCGATGGTTGCATTAGCTCATCGCGCCAATGTGGAAATGCCCGCGTGTGTTGGGTTAGTCAATGTGGCTTGTGCATTGCTGGGACGTGATTTCTGGCAGGAGGGAAGGAATGCTCCCCGATTGGGAATTGAAAGGTTGAGTATTGCCCAGGTGAAAGCGATGGTCAAAGGCGACTAG